A single window of Cervus canadensis isolate Bull #8, Minnesota chromosome 17, ASM1932006v1, whole genome shotgun sequence DNA harbors:
- the NDUFB1 gene encoding NADH dehydrogenase [ubiquinone] 1 beta subcomplex subunit 1 translates to MMNLLQVVRDHWVHVLVPMGFVFGYYLDRKNDEKLTAFRNKSLLYKRELKPNEEVTWK, encoded by the exons ATGATGAACTTACTTCAGGTTGTGCGTGACCACTGGGTACATGTACTTGTCCCTATGGGATTTGTCTTTGGATATTATCTAGACAGGAAGAATGATGAAAAGCTAACTGCCTTCCGGAACAAGAGTCTGTTATATAAAAg ggAATTGAAACCTAATGAAGAAGTCACCTGGAAATAA
- the ATXN3 gene encoding ataxin-3 isoform X1: MESIFHEKQEGSLCAQHCLNNLLQGEYFSPVELSSIAHQLDEEERMRMAEGGVTSEDYRTFLQQPSGNMDDSGFFSIQVISNALKVWGLELILFNSPEYQRLRIDPINERSFICNYKEHWFTVRKLGKQWFNLNSLLTGPELISDTYLALFLAQLQQEGYSIFVVKGDLPDCEADQLLQMIRVQQMHRPKLIGEELAQLKEQRVQKTDLERVLEVNDGTGMLDEDEEDFQRALALSRQEIDMEDEEADLRRAIQLSMQGTSRNRCQDIPQTSGSHPTSEELRKRREAYFEKQQQQQQAPPGQLTHLCEKSSTSSEAPDSDLGDSMSEEDMLQAAVTMSLETVRSNLKTEGKK, encoded by the exons ATGGAGTCCATCTTCCACGAAAAA CAAGAAGGCTCACTTTGTGCTCAACATTGCTTGAATAACCTACTGCAAGGAGAATACTTCAGCCCTGTGGAATTATCTTCAATTGCACATCAGCTAGATGAGGAAGAGAGGATGAGAATGGCAGAAGGAGGAGTTACTAGTGAAGACTATCGCACATTTTTGCAG CAGCCTTCTGGAAATATGGATGACAGTGGCTTTTTCTCTATTCAA gttaTAAGCAATGCCTTGAAAGTTTGGGGTTTAGAGCTAATCCTGTTTAACAGTCCAGAGTACCAGAGGCTCAGGATTGATCCCAT AAATGAAAGATCATTTATATGCAACTATAAAGAACACTGGTTTACAGttagaaaattaggaaaacag TGGTTCAACTTGAATTCTCTTTTGACGGGTCCAGAATTAATATCAGACACATACCTTGCACTTTTCTTGGCTCAGTTACAACAGGAAG gttactCTATATTTGTTGTTAAGGGTGATCTGCCAGATTGCGAAGCTGACCAACTTCTACAGATGATCAGGGTCCAACAGATGCATCGACCAAAACTTATTGGAGAAGAATTAGCACAACTTAAAGAACAGAG AGTCCAGAAAACAGATCTAGAACGCgtcttagaagtaaatgatgggACAGGAATGTTAGACGAGGATGAGGAGGACTTCCAGAGGGCTCTGGCACTAAGTCGCCAAGAAATTGACATGGAAGATGAAGAAGCCGATCTCCGCAGGGCCATTCAGCTCAGTATGCAAG GTACTTCCAGAAATAGATGTCAAGATATCCCACAGACATCGGGTTCACATCCTACTTCAGAAGAGCTacggaagagaagagaagcctaCTTTGAAAA gcagcagcagcaacaacaagcTCCACCAGGACAGCTTACGCATCTGTGTGAAAAGTCGAGCACAAGTTCTGAAGCACCAGACAGTGATCTAG